Within Triticum dicoccoides isolate Atlit2015 ecotype Zavitan chromosome 1B, WEW_v2.0, whole genome shotgun sequence, the genomic segment tgtatattaaatataTCGATAGTCGCACCCGCGGATAAGGGCCTAGTTCGTGTCagtcacactatgagtcaacagtattaataataacttgattaatgacaaccccggttcgatgatgagataagttggttgtgaccgccggaaagatcaccgattgagaccaagtgttggtcatggttgtgatccgtgaatgatcaccgtggtatcgaggataccgagttgttggatattcgtgatgttgtgcgagaatcatgggtaaagatcaagctccttgtggtcatttaatgatcactacggtattgtttataccaagcttgatttgatcctgagatgatcgtgtgatgtccgaggttggtaagtgctgcatgtgatggttaccaggtaacccgagcagaataagtggtgcatgtagtatcatcatgttgcatgctagtatcgtcatgtcatgctcatATTGTtatagctgtatcatgtttatgttgttcatgccatgttattttgatgatCTCATCATAATtcttgcttaacctgtaattgacaagctgttgtctgtcttgaatgcttctggttattgtgagcttgcaagtacattcaatgaactgacctggcgtgtcataccagtttgcaggtcatgccggatttgattgcttgcttatcGTAGTTTTCGTTCGTGCGAGCTTGGATAAGCGTTCCAGCTagagtccctacggagtggagttcaccaccgtcgtcgttgttccgctactAGAAGTTTTTCCGCTGCATCATGTTGTTctactgcttgcatagagcaactgaggatggcatagtgtcgtcgtaccgatgttattcattgtaatatcagagacCTTGTAATCATATTCATGTATTAAtagagagctgatttgttctatgctaagcagtgtcgtattccataaGACttgtcctcgatctctgggctggaatacggggcgttccgattTCTCTGGGTCGGGGTGCCACAAAAATCAAGTTGCCCTCTTCATCATTCTTCCTGTGGATGGCACACGGTAAATCCAGGACATCCTGGACCGACTGGTCCTTTATCTTCTTGGGTATACATGGTCCCTTGGGctttcccttgaactttccttgggtaTTCACCACTACAGCTTCAGCCTAACTTGTGGCTTCAGCTTTGCGTTTCTACTTCCAACTGGTATTTCTGCCCCCAGTGTTGGGGTCGACTGTCTTCCCTTTGCCATTATGGATTTGGTCTTATTCTTCTCCATTCgcgtaccgagtggctatctccatcatccgattcaaagTCATGGCCCCGGAGGGACCAAATTTCAGTGTGTGCTCTCTGTACcgtacgccttccttgaaagcgcagGCTGTTTGATGCTCTAAAACATTCTCCACCAGATGGTGAAGTGTAGTCCAAcaatggatgtaatctctcaaagtttcattcggcttttggACACAATGTTGCAACTCAGACAGCCCAGCAGGACGCTTGCAAGTGCCTTCAAATGTCTTCATAAACACTCGAACCAAGTCTAGTAAATGCTagcaggggccaactgattcaaccaggcCCTAGCTGAGCCTTCAAGCATCAAGGGCATGTGCTTCATGGCTAATTCATCATTACCTCCACTGAAGGAAAtaagtcctagaggcaataataaagttgttgttttgtatttacttatatcatgataaatgtttattattaatgctagaattgtattaaccggaaacttgatacatgtgtggatacatagacaaaacaccgtgtccctagtaagcctctactagactagctcattaatcaaagatggttaagtttcctaaccatagacatttgttgtcatttgatgaacgggatcacatcattaggataatcatgtgatggacaagacccatttgttagcttagctattgctttcttcatgtcaaatacatattcctttgactatgagattatgcaactcccggataccggaggaatgccttgtgtgctatcaaacatcacaacatagctgggtgattataaatatgctctacaggtatctcagaaggtgtttgttgggctgacatagatcgagattaggatttgtcactctgagtatcggagaggtatctttgggccctctcggtaatgcacatcataagaagccttgcaagcaaaaaagactaatgagttagttgcaggatgatgtgttacataatgagtaaagagacttgccagtaatgagattgaactaggtatgtggataccgacgatcgaatctcgggcaagtaacataccgatgacaaagggaataactatgttgtcataacagtttgaccgataaagatcttcgtagaatatataggagccaatatgagaatctaggtcccaccattggttattgaccggagaggtatctcagtcatgtctacatagttctcgaacccgtatggtccgcacgcttaacgttcgatgacgattttgtattatatgagttatgtgatttggtaaccgaatgttgttcggagtcctgaatgagatcacggacatgacaaggagtctcgaaatggtcgagaggtaaagattgatatataggacgatggtattcggacaccgaaagtgttctgcagggaccgggtacatatcgggtcatcggaaggggttccgggcacccccggcaaatatatgggcttaatgggccaagtgagggaacacaccagcccacaaggggctggtgcgccccttatAGGGCCAGCCATATGGGGAGGAAGGGAaaggagagaaggagaaggaaaatgtgaagtaggactcctacttccttcccctgccccctccttcctttcccccttgtccaaatatggcagggagggggcgcggccacctATGTGGTGCGtcaggctgcctcccctccccgtccctattctgctaatattagcagaataactattctgcacaccacttcggcactgcacgctcaacagaagcgtactgcatcattttgacgacgagcactgcaatagagactagtgaacttcgtgtcgaaaaaaattgcacgcggtgttttttcggtactgttttcgctctaattttttaaccgtttatcggaatgaggcgtgtaatataccattaaAAAGCTAtgaattaggcgcaacttcgacatgttgaacacttttcgagattccacacggtttaagagcagttttgaaaatagtgcggcggatgacgagtggcagcaagcgttttttcgcatttttttctaaaccgcttgtcggaatgaagcaaatgatacgccgttggatagatatcatcgagacgcatctttttcatatataaatctttctctaattcgttacggtttaagagcagtttcaaatttactaaatcgcggaattctgttttttaaatttttttaaattttcggcactgttttcgctccagtttttgaaccatttgtcgaaacgaggcgtgtgatacgccgttggagagctacgaacgaggcgcaactttcatatgttgcaatggttttgagattccttacggttttaacttaattttgaaaatcgtgtggcggacgatgagtggcagcggccgttttttgcgaaatttttacaaaccactgatcggaatgattcaaacgatactccgttggaaagatatcgacgaggcacaactttttcatgtagaacgctctctctaattccttacggtttaagagcacttTTGAAATTACCAAAATACGGATACTCCGTTTTTCGCGACACGAAAATCGACGCgtgtactgcatcagacagaagAATGCACTGCTTCAgatgaaaaaccgcactgcatcgcatGAGCAAGcgcacttcatgatttcttttattTACACGTAAATTTTCTCAGGCGAGGAAGTGGATCGGACTCCACATCTGGCATAAGTGAATCGCAAAAGTATAGGGAAATGAACCGCATTATTTTTTTGTCGTTTCGGTAACAATTTTTCTTTTGCACTTACAAGATGAACATCATCAAAGAACCGACCGCATTGCTTCAGTTTGAAAACCGCACCGTGAACAACATTACTATTTTTGTCGTTTCTCTACCATTTTTTCATTTAACACCACATCAAATGGTCAAGTGAACGGCATTATTATTTTTGTCGCTTCTCTACCATTTTTTCATTTAACACATCTTAGCACTGcattttcttctttattttttctgTTTGGAGTTTTGGGTTTCCACATTGGCAAGCTGTACACTTGCGAAGAAGCGAACCACATGGTCGAGGGAAATGAGCCGCAACACAACTCGAAATGAGCTTCTTTTGTAAACAATTTTCAAACGAGTCCACATAACTTTTATACATAAATTATCGAAAACCGCACGTTGTCTTTGTCCTCTCAGGCAAAAAAATCCCAACGAGGGGCACGGTTGTGCATAAGTGCATATCCACGCTCCCGCGCCTCCAACCGAGTGCAAAATTATCGAAAACCGCATGTTGTCTTATGCACTTATGCACTGCACGCGGAGTCCCAGTGCACTGCACCACCCAACCCGCGCTGCTCCAGGGACGGACGAGGGGGTGTGGAAGGTTATAGGAGATTGAATCAAACTGCATAAAGATTGCCATGGAACCGCACGCTTCCGCGTTGCCGCACTGCATCTGGAAGAAACCTCGCCGGTGGCAACTCGATCCAAGGGGAGCCCAAGCTTAACACAGGTGGGGGCGATGCATATTGCAGGTGCCCGTGGGACGGACTGCAACAACAGGCAGACTCGACTGCTCGACCATGGCTCCACGATCTGTAGTGAGGGGTGGCTAGGACTCCTCCCGCTTTTCCTTCTCGCCCTGATGATCATCGACCTTGGGCGAAAACAAGCTGCGTCTCATGGGAACTGTACTGCACGTCCGCACATATCCAAAATCTGAAAAAACGCAAAGAAGAATTTTTGTGAGCTGCAATTCCACGAGTACTACACAGCAAAATCTGCAACACAAAAAAAATCAAGCGGCACCAggggatcgagccgaacatcgattcCTTACTGCAGCTCACAAAATTACAAGGGGAGATGTAAAGAACTGCACGGTGTCGTTGTCTGTACTTCATCCTGCGGGCACCTGGGACCTCGCCGGGAGTTGAGCAAAGGGACGTTGGCAGAGAGAGGTCGGAGGACAGGGGAGCGTGGCGGCCAGCGCTCATACTACCCTGCGAGGGTAGCGGGGGTGCCCGGACAtggggaggaggaagcagaaggCTATCCGCACTGCATGGGCGCATCAGGCGAATTGCATGGGGCTGGGGGTGGAGGCCCTCTTTTCTGCTCGTCGTGGTGTTCTCCGGCGAATCCGCTAGTCGCCTGCACACCCACCCCCCATGGAGATGATGGCCGGATCCAGCGGGCGAGGGGTGGCCAGTGGTCACCTGCAGAAGTGGAAGATAGGAAGGCGACGCACATCCGGTCGGCCCGGCCGAAGGATGAATCGCGCTGCCTCAGTGGTGAGCTCCTTTTAGGGCACGGTGGCTGGCCCTCCCCACCACCGGCCACCCGCGCCGTGCAGAGGTTGGGGGAAGGGAGTGGAGCCCGAGATCCAACGGATCCGCATACGGGAGAAGGTGGTGGGCGGGTCGTGTCGCCGGGGATCGCCGGATCTGAAGGTGGCCGGCAGTAGGTTCCAGTGGCGGCGGAGAGCGGTATATTGGGACTGGGCAAGGCAGTGGCGCGCCGGGTCAGAAGGAAGTAGAGGGGATCCCCAGAGGTTCGGCTGCCGGCGGCATNNNNNNNNNNNNNNNNNNNNNNNNNNNNNNNNNNNNNNNNNNNNNNNNNNNNNNNNNNNNNNNNNNNNNNNNNNNNNNNNNNNNNNNNNNNNNNNNNNNNNNNNNNNNNNNNNNNNNNNNNNNNNNNNNNNNNNNNNNNNNNNNNNNNNNNNNNNNNNNNNNNNNNNNNNNNNNNNNNNNNNNNNNNNNNNNNNNNNNNNNNNNNNNNNNNNNNNNNNNNNNNNNNNNNNNNNNNNNNNNNNNNNNNNNNNNNNNNNNNNNNNNNNNNNNNNNNNNNNNNNNNNNNNNNNNNNNNNNNNNNNNNNNNNNNNNNNNNNNNNNNNNNNNNNNNNNNNNNNNNNNNNNNNNNNNNNNNNNNNNNNNNNNNNNNNNNNNNNNNNNNNNNNNNNNNNNNNNNNNNNNNNNNNNNNNNNNNNNNNNNNNNNNNNNNNNNNNNNNNNNNNNNNNNNNNNNNNNNNNNNNNNNNNNNNNNNNNNNNNNNNNNNNNNNNNNNNNNNNNNNNNNNNNNNNNNNNNNNNNNNNNNNNNNNNNNNNNNNNNNNNNNNNNNNNNNNNNNNNNNNNNNNNNNNNNNNNNNNNNNNNNNNNNNNNNNNNNNNNNNNNNNNNNNNNNNNNNNNNNNNNNNNNNNNNNNNNNNNNNNNNNNNNNNNNNNNNNNNNNNNNATCCAGCTGACCATGACGGCTGTGGATCCCCCTCCCCCTACCCTGCCTTTCTCCTTGATCGCCGCCCCACCCCACCCGGCTTCTtcccccgccggcgccgccccacCAGCATCTGGCATCTTCCACCGCAGGCGCCCTGCACCAGTCGTCTCCCTCCCCACCTTCTTCCACCTCAAGGAGACGGGATCCGGGCCGGCAAAACGTGCCCCTGCGCGGCCACGACCAGCCCCAGCTGCGACATCCCGGTACATGGCGGCATGCTGGGAGATGGATCGCGACGGAGCGGCGGTCGTCCATGCCGTGGCGACGCGGGGTCGCGCTCCTCCTGGAGATCAGCCCGGCCGGCGGCGCCGGCCAAACCTCTCCTAACCCCGGATCCACACCTCCCCGGCGGGGATCAGGTGGAGCGAGGCCGGGTCGATGCGGGTGGTGCCTGCCTTGCACTGCAGATCCCCACGGCGGTCCCTCCCCGCGTCGACGAGCACCATGACTGCGAGATCTCGCCTGGCCCTCccttcctctgcttcctctgcttGCCGGTCAGTGCAGTGCACACGGGCGCCCTTTTGCACTTCTTTTTCGCAGCTCACTTGTTGTTTTCAAAGTGTCCCCTTGCAGTACACTTTGTTGCTCCCTCGCAAGTCTCTCCCCCTCAATCTGCAGATCACCGGCAGCGCCCCATTCCATGTCGCAGTTTGTTTCGGTCGTCCACACCATAGATCATGGAGCCATGGTCCATGCAGTCGATTTTGCGTGCTGTTACAGTCAACCCCACGGGCACAGGAGGACCTTGGCGTGACCGGGCTACGGTGGTATCACGTCAGTATGCTTACGGCGCTGCCGATGCACGCATAGGACCAGGTCGTTGCTGGAGCAGCCCACATGATGGGGGCACGCGGCCATCGTTGACTCCACAAGCAGTACGCTTTGGGTACTATGAGTTGTGCAAAAAGGCCAGCGACACGATTGCATTGgtatttttgtttttgagttgaGTCAAATACAGGAACCTATGTGTCAAAATTGAAAATAGATGTAGTTTGATGCAAGCTCTCATGTGGTTTACTTTGCAAAAGAAAAAACCATAAACACTCGCATGAAGTTCACTTAACCTTCTAATGGAATTCGTATCCGAGcaaaatttccaaaaaaaaaaataaACAATGCAGTTAACTTGGCCCTACCATGAATTATTTCTTGAAGTTTTCAAAAAAGGCGTGGTCCATTttctggtgattggtggttcactttGTAAAAAAGAGAAAATTCCCACGAGAGATTCTAACGCACTTCATTTTCGTTTATGGGATGATTGAAAAAGAGGTTTCGAAGTTCACTAT encodes:
- the LOC119303301 gene encoding uncharacterized protein LOC119303301, producing the protein MLGDGSRRSGGRPCRGDAGSRSSWRSARPAAPAKPLLTPDPHLPGGDQVERGRVDAGGACLALQIPTAVPPRVDEHHDCEISPGPPFLCFLCLPYTLLLPRKSLPLNLQITGSAPFHVAVCFGRPHHRSWSHGPCSRFCVLLQSTPRAQEDLGVTGLRWYHVSMLTALPMHA